The Pantoea vagans genome includes a window with the following:
- a CDS encoding DsrE family protein, translated as MRSVVSYALIAIVGGVVGATVTKSDDIYQRVASHFSAEPTDPDGFWSTPAVEGYGKIHYEPDAAFKPVVGLSNKVVFQITKSEGDMKRPNLGLERVARVVNLYIASGVPADQLHFVVSVTGDATPAMLDNAHFQQFYKVDNPNLALISEMNKLGVKVSVCDQSVAFHHFPKEWIDQSVIHALSSPTTVSTLENQGYAFLQM; from the coding sequence ATGCGTTCTGTTGTCTCCTACGCCTTGATAGCGATTGTGGGTGGGGTTGTCGGTGCCACCGTGACAAAAAGTGATGATATTTATCAGCGTGTGGCTAGCCATTTTTCTGCCGAGCCGACCGATCCCGACGGTTTTTGGAGCACCCCAGCCGTTGAGGGATACGGCAAGATCCATTACGAACCCGATGCCGCGTTTAAACCGGTGGTGGGGTTAAGCAATAAAGTGGTGTTTCAAATCACCAAAAGCGAAGGGGATATGAAGCGTCCTAATCTGGGGTTAGAGCGCGTTGCGCGCGTGGTGAATCTCTATATCGCTTCAGGCGTTCCCGCCGATCAGTTGCACTTTGTGGTGTCCGTAACGGGGGATGCAACGCCCGCCATGCTGGACAATGCCCACTTCCAGCAGTTTTACAAAGTCGATAACCCGAATCTGGCGTTGATCAGTGAGATGAATAAGCTGGGGGTGAAAGTGTCAGTGTGCGATCAGTCGGTGGCATTCCACCACTTCCCGAAAGAGTGGATCGATCAATCGGTCATTCATGCATTGTCCAGCCCGACCACCGTGTCGACGCTGGAAAATCAGGGCTATGCCTTCCTGCAAATGTAA
- a CDS encoding DsrE family protein → MRPASYIVIAALAGFVGGNVLQLPELVDKVSSKFADNKSEPADFWSTPAIAGYGKIHFVNTPDYNPANTPGLSNKIVFQINRTEGDVRQPNLGLERVARVTNLYYAAGVPLNQLNFVVSINSDAVPAALNNEQFRKAYGTDNPNLKLIDELKQAGVKVTICDQSVAFHQLQREWIDTRVTHTLSSGTTVASLQNEGYAFLML, encoded by the coding sequence ATGCGTCCAGCGTCCTATATTGTTATCGCTGCACTGGCAGGCTTCGTGGGCGGTAATGTGTTACAGCTTCCAGAGCTGGTGGATAAGGTCAGCAGCAAATTCGCTGACAATAAGTCCGAACCGGCTGATTTCTGGAGCACACCGGCTATTGCAGGCTATGGCAAAATTCATTTTGTGAACACGCCAGATTACAACCCGGCTAACACACCGGGCCTGAGCAACAAGATCGTATTCCAAATCAATCGCACCGAAGGCGATGTGCGCCAGCCCAATCTTGGACTGGAGCGCGTGGCGCGGGTGACCAACCTCTACTACGCAGCCGGTGTGCCGCTCAATCAACTGAACTTTGTGGTGTCGATCAACAGTGATGCCGTTCCTGCGGCACTGAATAACGAGCAGTTCCGCAAAGCCTACGGCACGGACAACCCGAATCTGAAGTTGATCGATGAGTTGAAGCAGGCGGGGGTGAAAGTCACCATTTGCGATCAGTCGGTGGCGTTCCACCAGTTGCAACGCGAGTGGATTGACACCCGTGTCACGCACACGCTCTCCAGCGGCACCACCGTGGCCTCTCTGCAAAACGAAGGGTATGCCTTCCTGATGTTGTAA
- a CDS encoding substrate-binding domain-containing protein, whose translation MSDLISVAKLAGVSRATAARAFSDPHLLRPDTLEKVLAASEQLGFRPNHIARQLRTQSSTTLGVLLPSLLNPIFSRQLQAMERQARAAGYGLLVATSDYQPEREAAIVEHMLRQRVAGLVLTVADADNSAVLNTLHEASMPFVLAHNVPQQSHWPAICVDNRQAMEEATQHLLALGHRHIGMVAGPMLQSDRARLRYQGYCDAMHRAGLHALPVIEMTSHTHSDFTLLQPQLQGAAPLTAVICTNDLLAISLIGAAARAGLRVPQQLSVMGFDGIDIGEQIAPSLASVTQPADMLGACAIDMLLQQASRGTRVLAHRLRVGESIAAPATTLTTPGNHHDL comes from the coding sequence ATGTCCGATTTAATCAGTGTGGCAAAGCTGGCTGGCGTATCCCGCGCTACTGCCGCGCGCGCATTCTCTGATCCTCATCTGCTGCGACCAGACACGCTGGAAAAAGTGCTGGCGGCATCAGAGCAACTCGGTTTTCGCCCCAATCACATTGCCCGTCAATTACGCACGCAAAGCTCCACCACGCTGGGTGTGCTGCTGCCGTCACTGCTGAATCCGATTTTCTCCCGCCAGTTGCAGGCGATGGAGCGCCAGGCACGCGCCGCCGGTTACGGTTTGCTGGTCGCCACCAGTGATTATCAGCCCGAACGCGAGGCGGCGATTGTTGAACATATGCTACGTCAGCGTGTGGCCGGTTTAGTGCTAACCGTGGCGGACGCCGATAACAGCGCCGTGTTGAATACGCTGCACGAAGCCAGCATGCCGTTTGTGCTGGCGCATAACGTGCCGCAGCAAAGTCACTGGCCAGCCATTTGCGTCGACAACCGCCAGGCGATGGAGGAGGCCACACAGCATCTGCTGGCGCTCGGCCATCGTCATATCGGCATGGTCGCGGGGCCGATGCTGCAATCAGACCGTGCGCGCCTGCGCTATCAAGGCTACTGCGATGCGATGCACCGTGCCGGGCTGCATGCGCTGCCCGTGATTGAAATGACCAGCCACACCCACTCAGATTTTACGCTGCTGCAACCGCAGTTGCAGGGCGCTGCGCCGCTGACGGCGGTGATTTGTACTAACGATTTGCTCGCCATCAGCCTGATTGGGGCGGCGGCACGTGCAGGTTTGCGCGTCCCGCAACAGCTTTCGGTGATGGGCTTCGATGGCATCGATATTGGCGAGCAGATTGCGCCGTCACTGGCCAGCGTCACTCAGCCAGCCGACATGCTCGGTGCCTGTGCGATAGACATGCTGTTACAACAGGCCAGCCGCGGCACCCGCGTACTGGCACATCGGTTGCGGGTTGGCGAAAGCATTGCTGCACCTGCCACCACTTTAACCACACCAGGGAACCACCATGACCTTTAA
- a CDS encoding ABC transporter substrate-binding protein — protein MTFNKKVKILTGAIVLTAGSLFSMMTQAAETAICYNCPPEWADWGTQLKAIARDTGITVPQDNKNSGQALAQMVAEKGNPVADVVYYGVSFGIQADSAGVITGYKPQHWDEIPAGMKDPNGKWVALHSGTMGFMVNVDALNGAPVPQSWDDLLKPEYKGMIGYLDPASAFVGYVAAVAVNQAKGGNMQDFTPALNWFKKLQANQPIVPKQTAYARLISGEIPILLDYDFNAYRAKYKDHANVAFVIPKEGTVTVPYVISLVKNAPHEANGKKVIDYVLSDKGQAIWANAFLRPVRTSAMSPEAKKFFLPDSDYARAQTVDYQQMADAQKAFSAKYLSEIH, from the coding sequence ATGACCTTTAATAAAAAAGTGAAAATTTTGACAGGCGCGATCGTGCTGACCGCCGGTTCGCTGTTCAGCATGATGACGCAGGCCGCTGAAACGGCGATCTGTTACAACTGCCCGCCCGAGTGGGCTGACTGGGGCACACAGCTTAAAGCCATTGCCAGAGACACCGGCATCACCGTGCCACAAGACAACAAAAACTCCGGCCAGGCGCTGGCGCAAATGGTGGCGGAGAAAGGCAATCCAGTGGCAGATGTGGTGTATTACGGCGTCAGTTTCGGCATCCAGGCGGACAGCGCCGGCGTCATCACCGGCTATAAACCCCAACACTGGGATGAGATCCCAGCCGGAATGAAAGATCCCAATGGTAAATGGGTCGCGCTGCACTCAGGCACCATGGGCTTTATGGTGAACGTGGATGCATTGAATGGCGCGCCTGTGCCGCAGTCTTGGGATGACCTGCTGAAGCCCGAATACAAAGGAATGATCGGCTACCTCGATCCGGCCAGTGCCTTTGTCGGTTACGTGGCAGCGGTGGCCGTTAACCAGGCGAAAGGCGGTAACATGCAAGACTTTACCCCCGCGCTGAACTGGTTCAAGAAACTGCAAGCTAACCAGCCGATCGTACCGAAACAGACTGCCTATGCGCGTCTGATCTCCGGCGAAATCCCGATTCTGCTCGACTACGATTTCAACGCCTATCGCGCCAAGTATAAGGACCATGCCAACGTGGCCTTTGTTATCCCGAAAGAGGGCACCGTCACCGTGCCTTACGTGATCAGCCTGGTGAAGAACGCGCCGCATGAAGCCAACGGTAAAAAAGTCATCGACTATGTGCTGTCTGACAAAGGCCAGGCCATTTGGGCCAACGCCTTCCTGCGCCCGGTGCGTACTTCAGCCATGTCACCCGAAGCGAAGAAGTTCTTCCTGCCAGATAGCGATTATGCGCGTGCTCAAACCGTTGATTATCAGCAGATGGCCGATGCGCAGAAAGCCTTCTCTGCTAAGTACCTGAGCGAGATTCACTGA
- a CDS encoding ABC transporter permease, with the protein MSISDNLAVSRRQVRALPGSRWLWLTLPALLFFCAFWLLPFARLLQMGMQNDRSSGNSGYWTVVSQPNYLFSLLNTVVLSVLVTLVTLAIAAIVGCFLARQRFTGRGTLLALLTFPLAFPGVVVGFLVVMLAGRQGLLAQISMSLVQERWTLAYSLTGLFIGYLYFSLPRAIVTLVAASEKLDRSLEEAARSLGASQWRITWDVIVPGLQPALLSTGALCFATSMGAFGTAFTLGTNLAVLPLTIYGEFTNYANFATAAALSVVMGAVAWLALMFARRLAHKGAV; encoded by the coding sequence ATGTCGATCTCCGACAACCTGGCGGTTTCACGCCGCCAGGTTCGTGCTTTGCCGGGCAGCCGCTGGTTATGGCTGACGCTGCCCGCGTTACTGTTCTTCTGCGCCTTCTGGTTGCTGCCGTTTGCGCGCCTGTTGCAAATGGGCATGCAGAACGATCGCAGCAGCGGTAACAGTGGTTACTGGACGGTGGTGAGCCAGCCAAATTACTTGTTCAGCCTGCTGAATACTGTGGTGCTGTCAGTGCTGGTCACGCTGGTGACGCTGGCGATTGCCGCCATCGTCGGCTGTTTTCTTGCGCGTCAGCGTTTTACCGGACGCGGCACCTTATTAGCGCTGCTGACCTTCCCACTGGCTTTTCCCGGTGTGGTAGTGGGTTTTCTGGTGGTGATGTTGGCGGGGCGCCAGGGCTTGCTGGCGCAAATCAGCATGAGCCTGGTGCAAGAGCGCTGGACGTTGGCCTACTCGCTCACCGGTTTGTTTATCGGTTATCTCTATTTCTCACTGCCGCGCGCCATCGTCACCCTGGTCGCTGCCAGTGAAAAGCTGGATCGTTCGCTGGAAGAGGCGGCACGTTCGCTCGGTGCCAGCCAGTGGCGTATCACCTGGGATGTGATTGTGCCCGGCCTGCAACCGGCGTTGCTCTCAACCGGGGCGCTTTGCTTCGCCACCAGTATGGGGGCCTTTGGCACCGCGTTTACCCTCGGCACCAATTTGGCGGTGTTGCCGCTAACGATCTACGGCGAATTTACTAACTACGCCAACTTTGCCACGGCGGCGGCGCTGTCGGTGGTGATGGGAGCAGTAGCGTGGCTGGCGCTGATGTTCGCACGCCGGTTGGCACACAAGGGGGCGGTATGA
- a CDS encoding ABC transporter permease, whose product MNRRGLFSLQLLVTTLTALFMIVPVVLSMLAGVTNNYFIGLRSGLTLKWVEQVWEMYADTFWLSLLIALFCLLVTLVIGVPAAWGLLKAPGRWVARIEECLMLPVALPGLATALGIILLYGQFSALRDSWVFILIGHVLFTLPFMMRPVLAVMQAVDMPRLEEASASLGASLWQRFFTVVVPNCRNGILAGAFMVITLSVGEFNITWMLHTPLTKTLPVGLADSYASMRLEVGSAYTLIFILMILPLLLMLNAVNHWLNRAVSRQNKEAA is encoded by the coding sequence ATGAATCGTCGCGGATTATTTAGCCTGCAACTGCTGGTCACCACGCTGACAGCGCTGTTCATGATTGTGCCCGTGGTGTTGTCGATGCTGGCGGGCGTGACGAACAACTACTTTATTGGCCTGCGCAGCGGCTTGACCCTGAAATGGGTGGAACAGGTATGGGAAATGTATGCCGACACCTTTTGGCTGTCGCTGCTGATTGCGCTGTTCTGCCTGTTAGTGACGTTGGTGATTGGCGTACCTGCCGCGTGGGGCTTGCTGAAAGCGCCCGGACGCTGGGTGGCACGTATCGAAGAGTGCCTGATGTTGCCGGTCGCACTGCCGGGATTGGCCACCGCGCTCGGCATCATTCTGCTTTACGGTCAGTTCTCTGCGCTGCGTGATAGCTGGGTCTTCATTTTGATAGGACACGTGCTGTTCACACTGCCCTTTATGATGCGCCCGGTGCTGGCGGTGATGCAGGCGGTGGATATGCCGCGTCTTGAAGAAGCCTCTGCCAGCCTTGGGGCCAGTCTCTGGCAGCGCTTCTTCACCGTAGTCGTACCCAACTGCCGCAACGGCATTTTGGCGGGGGCTTTTATGGTGATTACCTTGTCAGTGGGTGAATTCAACATCACCTGGATGCTGCACACGCCACTGACCAAAACCTTGCCGGTCGGGCTTGCTGACAGCTATGCCTCGATGCGACTGGAAGTGGGCTCTGCTTACACCCTGATTTTTATTCTGATGATTCTGCCGCTGTTGCTGATGCTCAATGCGGTCAATCACTGGCTTAACCGCGCGGTTTCGCGCCAAAACAAGGAGGCGGCATGA
- a CDS encoding ABC transporter ATP-binding protein: MNPAAVTVKLRNCSRQFNHQLALHPLDLTVNPGETLVLLGPSGCGKTTTLRIISGLERSDEGGEVWFDDRNVTALPIEKRNVGMVFQNYALFPNLNVAENVAYGLKVQGVPRAEREARVQEMLELVDLSALSQRSIDKLSGGQKQRVALARALAARPKVLLFDEPLAALDARLRDRLRLEIGSLLKKLAITAVYVTHDQQEAMALGDRIAVMEHGRLVQIDTPQNIYQHPASKFVADFVGAINCVDVDTRGNPQRFCRPEDVLLADDNRYARQGFILASTFLGASQRLMIDIGLATPIQVDRHAREAWHAGQPVSWTLAQDAALQFSAS; encoded by the coding sequence ATGAATCCTGCGGCCGTAACCGTGAAGCTGCGCAACTGCTCACGTCAATTCAATCATCAACTGGCCTTGCATCCGCTTGATTTAACGGTCAATCCCGGTGAAACCTTAGTGCTGCTCGGGCCTTCTGGCTGTGGCAAAACCACCACACTGCGCATCATTAGCGGACTTGAGCGCAGTGATGAAGGCGGGGAAGTGTGGTTCGATGATCGCAACGTCACCGCACTGCCGATTGAGAAACGCAATGTCGGCATGGTGTTCCAGAACTACGCGCTGTTTCCCAATCTCAACGTGGCGGAGAACGTGGCGTACGGCCTGAAAGTGCAGGGCGTGCCACGTGCCGAGCGTGAAGCGCGCGTGCAGGAGATGCTGGAATTGGTGGATCTCAGTGCCTTGTCGCAACGCAGTATCGACAAGCTTTCCGGTGGGCAAAAACAGCGTGTCGCTTTAGCTCGTGCGCTGGCGGCACGCCCGAAAGTTTTACTGTTTGATGAGCCACTGGCGGCGCTGGATGCGCGCCTGCGCGACCGTCTGCGCCTTGAAATCGGCTCTCTGCTCAAAAAGCTGGCGATCACCGCAGTTTACGTCACCCACGATCAGCAAGAGGCGATGGCACTCGGCGACCGCATCGCGGTAATGGAGCATGGCCGACTGGTGCAAATCGACACGCCGCAGAACATTTATCAGCATCCCGCGTCGAAATTTGTCGCCGATTTTGTGGGCGCAATTAACTGCGTGGATGTCGATACCCGTGGCAACCCGCAGCGCTTCTGTCGCCCGGAGGATGTGTTGTTGGCCGATGACAACCGCTATGCGCGCCAGGGCTTTATTTTGGCCAGCACCTTTTTAGGTGCATCACAGCGGCTAATGATCGATATCGGGCTGGCAACCCCCATTCAGGTTGATCGTCATGCACGTGAAGCCTGGCATGCCGGACAACCGGTGAGCTGGACGCTGGCGCAGGACGCCGCACTCCAATTTTCTGCATCCTGA
- a CDS encoding phosphodiesterase, producing the protein MFEALTLIAQISDLHIKANGRLSYKKVDTQAALLRVIETLNHLTPRPDKVVITGDLVDFGTAEEYQTLRAALRRLQLPFMLMPGNHDDRQQLRAAFPDHHYLQHGETLNWQARVKGVQLLALDSSVPQQPWGYVDEAQLDWLDDQLSREPQLPTLVMLHHPPFVSGIGHMDKQPLRNPEALANIISRHPQVERVLSGHLHRSVQARFAGTLACVAPGVSHQVAFDLSENGPANFVLEPPGFLLHRWHPQQGMTTHQCAIGDYPGPWPFYDANGLID; encoded by the coding sequence GTGTTTGAAGCATTGACGCTGATTGCGCAAATTAGTGACTTACACATCAAAGCGAACGGTCGCCTATCGTATAAAAAAGTCGATACCCAGGCGGCATTGCTGCGGGTGATTGAGACATTAAATCATCTGACACCGCGCCCGGATAAAGTGGTGATTACCGGCGACTTAGTGGATTTTGGCACCGCCGAAGAGTACCAGACGCTGCGCGCGGCGCTGCGTCGGCTGCAGCTGCCCTTTATGCTCATGCCTGGCAACCACGACGATCGGCAGCAGTTACGTGCCGCGTTCCCGGATCACCACTACTTGCAGCACGGTGAAACGCTGAACTGGCAGGCGCGGGTGAAAGGCGTGCAGCTGCTGGCGCTGGATTCCAGCGTACCACAGCAGCCCTGGGGCTATGTGGATGAGGCGCAGTTAGATTGGCTGGACGATCAGTTATCGCGCGAACCTCAGCTACCGACACTGGTGATGCTGCATCATCCCCCTTTTGTTTCTGGCATTGGCCATATGGACAAGCAGCCGCTGCGTAATCCGGAGGCACTGGCAAACATCATTAGCCGCCATCCACAGGTTGAGCGCGTGCTGAGCGGCCATCTGCATCGCTCGGTGCAGGCGCGGTTCGCCGGAACATTAGCCTGTGTTGCACCTGGCGTATCGCATCAGGTGGCCTTTGATTTATCTGAAAATGGACCGGCCAACTTTGTGCTGGAACCCCCCGGATTCCTGCTGCATCGCTGGCACCCGCAACAGGGCATGACCACCCACCAGTGTGCGATTGGCGATTATCCTGGCCCCTGGCCATTTTATGACGCCAATGGGTTGATCGATTAG
- a CDS encoding sensor domain-containing diguanylate cyclase has translation MLTRIRPKTDLRTLIALLAITSIVITLANTLYATWRVQRMVLIESTLEANRAYATKLAATTEVFFQLAQSQLHYSATQLGKDFDNTALAQQEVNRLREQTNSFNSVAVVGTDGIVKAISPESLMLKGMQLTSQASREALAQRQPMVSKPTVSAANNLIVFVSWPIWSNEGRYLGYVGGTIYLKKKSILNALLGEQFYRDGTHVYVMDRNNQVLYHQNSQLIGKTVPEIVSERERKESTNGEVQLTEDDTPKLAGYAIVPTTGWMVVALKPTDVTLQPLSGLLLKVLKNSVPFALLTLLMAVIFARLIALPLWQLARKASQMDTQGVSSEIGGIRAWYFEAAQVKRALLTGIGLVQDKIGRLKSEVQTDPMTSLLNRRGLSAVLDYFDTMRQPYAVLALDIDHFKRVNDNFGHDVGDEVIKQVARTLRHSARQTDVVCRNGGEEFLMLLPATSTEEARMIAERVRTSIAESWIDYVGHITLSVGIAHWDVENGTHEQSLKQADAALYQAKHAGRNCVMIAGQDALVSSITH, from the coding sequence ATGCTAACGCGCATCCGGCCGAAAACCGACCTGCGAACGCTGATCGCGTTGCTGGCGATCACCAGTATCGTCATCACTCTCGCCAATACGCTGTACGCCACCTGGCGTGTGCAGCGCATGGTCCTGATCGAAAGCACCCTCGAAGCTAACCGCGCGTACGCCACTAAGCTGGCCGCCACCACTGAGGTCTTCTTTCAGTTGGCGCAGTCTCAACTGCACTACAGCGCGACTCAGCTGGGCAAAGACTTTGATAATACGGCGCTGGCACAGCAGGAAGTGAATCGGTTACGTGAGCAGACCAACAGTTTTAACTCGGTCGCGGTGGTGGGAACGGACGGTATCGTGAAAGCGATTTCCCCTGAGTCTCTTATGCTAAAAGGCATGCAGCTCACCAGCCAGGCCTCGCGTGAGGCGCTGGCGCAGCGTCAGCCTATGGTCAGCAAACCCACGGTTTCGGCAGCCAACAACCTGATTGTGTTTGTTTCCTGGCCTATCTGGAGCAATGAAGGGCGTTACCTCGGCTATGTGGGCGGCACTATCTATCTGAAGAAGAAAAGCATCCTTAATGCGTTGCTTGGCGAGCAGTTCTATCGCGATGGCACGCATGTGTATGTCATGGACCGCAACAATCAGGTGCTGTATCACCAGAACAGTCAACTGATTGGTAAAACCGTGCCGGAGATCGTCAGCGAACGCGAACGTAAAGAGAGCACCAATGGCGAAGTGCAATTAACCGAAGATGACACGCCTAAGCTGGCGGGTTATGCCATTGTGCCGACCACTGGCTGGATGGTGGTGGCACTCAAGCCAACCGATGTCACGCTGCAACCGCTTTCTGGGCTGCTGCTGAAAGTGCTGAAAAACTCAGTGCCGTTTGCACTGCTGACCTTGCTGATGGCCGTGATTTTTGCCCGCCTGATTGCCCTGCCGCTGTGGCAACTGGCACGAAAAGCGAGCCAGATGGATACCCAAGGCGTTTCCAGTGAAATCGGCGGTATTCGTGCATGGTATTTCGAGGCTGCACAGGTCAAACGTGCGCTGCTGACCGGCATCGGCTTAGTGCAGGATAAAATTGGCCGTCTGAAGTCGGAAGTACAAACCGACCCGATGACCAGCCTGCTGAACCGCCGTGGACTCAGCGCGGTGCTCGACTATTTCGATACCATGCGTCAACCCTATGCCGTGTTGGCGTTGGATATCGACCACTTCAAACGCGTAAACGATAACTTTGGTCACGACGTGGGTGATGAAGTGATCAAGCAGGTGGCGCGTACACTGCGCCACAGCGCACGGCAAACTGACGTGGTGTGTCGAAACGGTGGCGAAGAGTTTTTGATGCTGCTGCCTGCTACATCCACCGAAGAAGCCCGCATGATCGCTGAGCGAGTGCGCACCAGTATTGCTGAGAGCTGGATTGACTATGTTGGCCACATCACGCTGTCTGTTGGGATCGCCCACTGGGATGTTGAAAATGGTACCCATGAGCAGAGCCTTAAACAGGCCGATGCAGCCCTGTATCAGGCGAAACATGCCGGACGTAACTGCGTGATGATTGCCGGCCAGGATGCGCTGGTCAGCAGCATTACGCACTGA
- a CDS encoding AI-2E family transporter codes for MLALLYQWYKRRFSDPQAIGLLVILLMAFCILFFFSGLLAPLLVALVLAYLLEWPTVRLQRLGCSRTCATSAVLIVFAGILLVMVLIVAPVAWQQGINLLRDLPNMLNKLYVYAAGLPKRFPALVDAGIIDIIVENLRSRLTGLGESLVKYSLASLVGLMTLMIYLVLVPLMVFFLLKDKEQMLNAVRRVLPRNRGLAGVVWQEMNQQITNYIRGKVLEMVAVGFVTWIAFLVLGLNYALLLAVLVGISVLIPYIGAMVVTIPVIGVGLFQWGLGSDFWTMFIVYLVVQALDGNVLVPILFSEAVNLHPLIIILSVVIFGGMWGFWGVFFAIPLATLIKAVVRAWPETSLEQHQA; via the coding sequence ATGCTGGCTCTGCTTTATCAATGGTATAAACGTCGTTTTAGCGACCCGCAGGCGATAGGTCTGCTGGTCATTCTGCTAATGGCGTTCTGTATCCTGTTCTTCTTCAGTGGCTTGCTGGCCCCGTTGCTGGTGGCACTGGTCCTGGCTTACTTACTTGAATGGCCAACGGTACGCTTACAACGTCTGGGGTGCAGCCGCACCTGCGCAACCAGCGCGGTATTAATCGTGTTCGCCGGGATTTTGCTGGTGATGGTCCTCATCGTCGCCCCGGTCGCCTGGCAGCAGGGCATTAACTTGCTGCGCGACCTGCCTAATATGTTGAATAAGCTCTACGTCTATGCCGCAGGTCTGCCAAAGCGTTTCCCGGCCCTGGTGGATGCAGGCATCATCGACATCATCGTCGAGAACCTCCGCAGCCGCCTGACGGGGCTGGGTGAATCATTAGTGAAGTACTCACTGGCCTCGCTGGTGGGGTTGATGACGCTGATGATCTATCTGGTGCTGGTGCCGCTGATGGTGTTTTTCCTGCTCAAAGATAAAGAACAGATGCTCAATGCTGTGCGCCGTGTCTTGCCGCGCAATCGAGGCTTAGCTGGCGTGGTGTGGCAGGAGATGAATCAGCAGATCACCAACTATATTCGCGGCAAAGTGCTGGAGATGGTGGCGGTCGGATTTGTCACCTGGATTGCTTTCCTGGTGCTCGGTCTCAACTACGCGCTGTTGCTGGCGGTGCTGGTAGGCATTTCAGTGCTGATTCCCTACATCGGCGCCATGGTGGTGACTATCCCGGTGATCGGCGTGGGCCTGTTCCAGTGGGGCTTAGGCAGCGATTTCTGGACAATGTTTATCGTCTATCTGGTGGTACAAGCGCTGGACGGCAATGTGTTGGTGCCGATTCTGTTCTCGGAGGCCGTCAATCTTCATCCACTGATAATTATACTCTCGGTGGTGATTTTCGGCGGGATGTGGGGCTTTTGGGGTGTGTTCTTTGCCATTCCGCTGGCCACCCTGATTAAAGCAGTGGTGCGCGCCTGGCCGGAAACCTCGCTGGAGCAGCATCAGGCTTAA
- the bcp gene encoding thioredoxin-dependent thiol peroxidase, giving the protein MNPLKAGDTAPKFSLPDQDGEQVNLADFQGQRVLVYFYPKAMTPGCTVQACGLRDNMDQLKTVGVEVLGISTDKPEKLSRFAEKEVLNFTLLSDEDHQVCEQFGVWGEKTFMGKTYDGIHRISFLIDGNGKVEKVFDDFKTSNHHDIVLDYLKSA; this is encoded by the coding sequence ATGAATCCACTGAAAGCCGGTGATACCGCACCGAAATTTAGCTTGCCCGATCAGGACGGCGAACAAGTAAATTTGGCCGACTTCCAGGGACAGCGCGTTCTGGTCTACTTCTATCCGAAAGCCATGACGCCGGGTTGCACCGTACAGGCCTGTGGTCTGCGCGACAACATGGATCAGTTGAAAACCGTGGGTGTGGAAGTGCTGGGTATCAGCACTGACAAACCTGAAAAACTGTCACGCTTTGCTGAGAAAGAAGTGCTGAATTTCACACTGCTATCCGATGAAGATCATCAAGTGTGTGAGCAGTTTGGCGTTTGGGGTGAAAAAACCTTTATGGGTAAAACCTATGACGGCATTCACCGCATCAGCTTCCTGATTGACGGCAACGGCAAGGTAGAGAAAGTCTTCGACGATTTCAAAACGTCAAACCACCACGACATCGTGTTGGATTATTTGAAGTCCGCCTGA
- a CDS encoding glycine cleavage system transcriptional repressor produces the protein MVISERTGNAILSQSQPHHLVITALGVDRPGIVNTITRHVSSCGCNIEDSRLAMLGDEFTFIMLLSGSWNAITLIESTLPMKGAELELLIVMKRTNARVTPPMPATVWVQVEVPDSPHIIERFTDLFDKHQMNIAELVSRIQPAQEGIPPTLYVQMTAHSPDNHASAPFEQAFNKLCEELHAQGSIRLYSVTDDASSTA, from the coding sequence ATGGTTATTAGCGAACGTACAGGAAATGCCATTTTGTCGCAGTCACAGCCTCACCATTTGGTGATTACCGCCTTGGGCGTCGATCGTCCGGGAATCGTCAATACCATCACCCGCCACGTCAGCAGCTGCGGTTGTAATATCGAAGACAGCCGTCTGGCCATGCTCGGTGATGAGTTCACCTTTATCATGCTGCTTTCTGGCAGCTGGAACGCGATTACCCTGATTGAATCAACGCTGCCAATGAAAGGTGCCGAGCTGGAACTGCTGATCGTGATGAAGCGAACCAACGCGCGTGTCACTCCGCCCATGCCCGCTACCGTGTGGGTGCAGGTAGAAGTGCCGGATTCGCCCCACATCATCGAGCGCTTCACTGATCTGTTCGACAAACATCAAATGAACATCGCTGAACTGGTTTCTCGTATCCAGCCCGCCCAGGAAGGTATCCCGCCGACGCTCTACGTGCAGATGACCGCACACAGTCCGGATAACCATGCCAGCGCACCGTTTGAACAAGCCTTCAACAAACTGTGTGAAGAACTGCATGCACAAGGCTCAATTCGTCTTTATAGTGTCACCGACGATGCCAGTAGCACCGCATAA